A stretch of the uncultured Desulfobacter sp. genome encodes the following:
- the gcvH gene encoding glycine cleavage system protein GcvH gives MKSIEELNFPSDVRYTDDHEWAKVEGDLVTVGISDYAQDQLGEIVFVEMPEIGDTFGQGDEFGSVESVKAVSEIFLPIAGEIVEVNEELEDAPELVNTNCYDKGWLVKIKPDDLSEMDSLKDQAAYLEMLKG, from the coding sequence ATGAAATCCATTGAAGAATTAAATTTTCCGTCAGATGTTAGATACACCGATGATCATGAATGGGCAAAGGTTGAAGGTGATCTGGTAACGGTGGGCATTTCTGATTATGCCCAGGACCAGCTTGGCGAAATTGTCTTTGTGGAAATGCCCGAAATTGGTGACACATTTGGCCAGGGAGATGAGTTTGGCAGTGTGGAATCCGTTAAAGCGGTATCTGAAATTTTTCTTCCCATTGCAGGTGAAATTGTCGAGGTTAATGAGGAACTTGAAGATGCCCCTGAGCTTGTCAACACCAACTGCTATGATAAAGGTTGGCTTGTCAAAATAAAACCCGACGATTTGTCCGAAATGGACAGCCTTAAAGACCAGGCTGCATACCTTGAAATGCTGAAAGGATAA